A genomic region of Roseofilum casamattae BLCC-M143 contains the following coding sequences:
- a CDS encoding NAD(+) kinase codes for MELKQVIIAHKAGDSSSQKAAERCAKELGALGCRVLMGPSGANDNPYPVFLASATEPIDLAVVLGGDGTALAAARQLAAEGIPILAVNIGGHLGFLTESAEWFRDTERVWQRLQEDRYAVQRRMMLQAAVYESNLRSQPPASDRFLALNEMCIKPASSDRMITSRLEMEIDAEVVDQYQGDGLLVSTPTGSTCYNLSANGPIVHEGMEAMVVTPICPLSLSSRPIVIPPRCVVSVWPLSDYDLSTKLWTDSVMATAIWPGHRVDVTIADCQAKFIILQENYSYYSTLRDKLQWAGTRIEFENNNYHS; via the coding sequence GTGGAACTGAAACAGGTCATTATTGCTCATAAAGCTGGAGACTCTTCCAGTCAGAAAGCAGCCGAGCGCTGTGCGAAAGAGTTGGGCGCTTTAGGATGTCGAGTACTGATGGGGCCATCTGGAGCAAATGATAATCCTTACCCGGTATTTCTCGCTTCCGCAACCGAGCCTATCGATCTGGCAGTTGTCCTCGGCGGAGATGGAACTGCGTTGGCTGCAGCTCGCCAGTTAGCTGCTGAAGGGATTCCAATTTTAGCAGTGAATATTGGCGGTCATTTGGGGTTTTTAACCGAGTCGGCGGAGTGGTTTCGCGATACGGAACGAGTTTGGCAGCGGTTGCAGGAAGATCGCTATGCGGTGCAACGACGGATGATGTTGCAAGCAGCGGTGTATGAGAGTAATCTGCGATCGCAGCCTCCAGCGAGCGATCGCTTTTTGGCGTTGAATGAAATGTGCATTAAACCGGCATCGAGCGATCGCATGATTACTTCCAGGCTAGAAATGGAGATTGATGCGGAAGTGGTGGATCAATACCAGGGCGATGGGTTATTGGTTTCAACTCCTACGGGTTCGACCTGTTACAACTTATCTGCTAACGGCCCGATCGTCCATGAGGGTATGGAAGCAATGGTGGTTACCCCTATTTGTCCCCTCAGTCTCTCCAGTCGCCCCATTGTAATTCCCCCTCGCTGCGTTGTCAGTGTTTGGCCGTTATCAGACTACGATCTCAGTACGAAGTTGTGGACGGATAGCGTGATGGCCACTGCAATTTGGCCCGGTCATCGCGTGGATGTGACTATTGCTGACTGTCAAGCAAAGTTTATTATTCTTCAGGAAAACTATTCCTATTACAGCACCCTACGGGATAAGCTCCAGTGGGCGGGCACTCGAATTGAGTTTGAGAATAATAACTATCATTCTTGA
- the nuoK gene encoding NADH-quinone oxidoreductase subunit NuoK: MILHLEYFLLVAAALFCIGIYGLITSRSAVRVLMSIEILLNAVNLNLMAFSNFLDPQAIRGQVFTVFVITVAAAEAAVGLAIVLSIYRNRNTVDMEQFNLLKW; encoded by the coding sequence GTGATTTTACATTTAGAGTATTTTCTGTTAGTCGCAGCTGCCCTGTTTTGTATCGGGATTTATGGTTTAATTACCAGTCGAAGTGCGGTGCGAGTTTTGATGTCAATTGAGATTTTGCTCAATGCGGTCAATCTCAATCTTATGGCGTTTTCCAATTTCCTCGATCCGCAAGCCATTCGCGGACAAGTATTTACTGTATTTGTGATTACGGTAGCTGCCGCTGAAGCTGCGGTGGGTTTAGCGATCGTGCTATCGATTTACCGGAACCGAAATACGGTAGATATGGAACAATTTAACCTACTAAAATGGTAG
- a CDS encoding NADH-quinone oxidoreductase subunit J, with protein sequence MNLAEGVQLVSFGVLALAAIAAALGVVLLDNIVRAAFLLAGVLISMAGLYLLLNAGFVAAAQTLIYVGAINVLILFAIMLVNKQEDYQPMIRGWIRKGATAAVCVGLFALLGTMVLQTPWKLSTATAAESAIVAESSTTVIGLHFFSDFLLPFELASVLLLMALVGAIILARREEIPERDLRGQVTADGLKLPEKQRELVSSSNTQES encoded by the coding sequence GTGAATTTAGCTGAAGGAGTTCAACTGGTCTCATTCGGGGTGTTGGCGCTCGCTGCGATCGCCGCTGCTCTGGGTGTGGTGTTATTGGATAATATCGTCCGCGCTGCCTTTTTGCTCGCTGGCGTGTTAATTAGTATGGCAGGGTTATATCTGCTGCTTAATGCTGGGTTTGTGGCAGCGGCACAAACCTTGATTTATGTCGGCGCGATTAATGTCTTGATTTTGTTTGCGATTATGTTGGTGAACAAACAAGAAGACTATCAACCCATGATTCGCGGTTGGATTCGCAAAGGTGCAACAGCAGCGGTTTGTGTCGGACTGTTTGCTCTGTTGGGAACCATGGTGTTGCAAACACCTTGGAAGTTATCCACAGCGACAGCAGCCGAAAGTGCGATCGTTGCCGAGTCTTCGACAACTGTTATTGGCTTGCATTTCTTTAGCGATTTTCTCCTGCCATTCGAGTTAGCTTCCGTGCTCTTGCTCATGGCATTGGTGGGAGCAATTATTCTGGCTCGTCGCGAAGAAATTCCAGAACGAGATCTTCGCGGTCAAGTGACTGCAGATGGATTAAAGTTACCGGAAAAACAACGAGAATTGGTTTCGTCGAGCAATACGCAAGAGTCTTAA
- the ndhI gene encoding NAD(P)H-quinone oxidoreductase subunit I: MKFLKQVGDYAKGTVEAAKYIGQGLSVTFDHMQRRPITVQYPYEKLIPSERYRGRIHFEFDKCIACEVCVRVCPINLPVVDWEMNKESKKKQLKHYSIDFGVCIFCANCIEYCPTNCLSATEEYELAAYDRHELNYDNVALGRIPYKVTDDPMVQPMREFAYLPKGVVDPHEVSHTERRAGLRPEEILAQLETPNKD; encoded by the coding sequence TTGAAATTTTTAAAGCAAGTTGGCGATTATGCCAAAGGGACGGTAGAAGCGGCGAAATATATCGGTCAAGGTCTGTCGGTGACCTTCGACCACATGCAGCGCCGTCCGATTACCGTTCAATATCCCTACGAGAAGTTAATTCCTTCCGAGCGCTATCGGGGACGGATTCACTTCGAGTTCGATAAGTGTATTGCTTGCGAAGTTTGCGTACGCGTTTGCCCGATTAATCTACCGGTGGTGGATTGGGAAATGAATAAGGAATCGAAGAAAAAACAGCTCAAACACTACAGTATTGATTTTGGTGTCTGTATTTTCTGCGCCAACTGTATTGAGTATTGCCCGACTAATTGTTTATCGGCAACAGAAGAGTACGAGCTGGCTGCTTACGATCGCCACGAGTTGAATTATGATAATGTTGCCCTCGGCCGCATTCCCTATAAGGTGACGGATGACCCCATGGTTCAACCCATGCGCGAGTTTGCTTATCTGCCCAAAGGCGTTGTCGATCCTCACGAAGTCTCTCATACGGAACGGCGGGCCGGACTGCGACCGGAAGAGATTTTAGCACAATTGGAAACACCAAATAAGGATTAA
- the nuoH gene encoding NADH-quinone oxidoreductase subunit NuoH, which translates to MNLGIDLQRSFIELLTGFGLPSGTAKALWVPFPMLVVLVGATVGVLVTTWLERKVSAAVQQRIGPEYQGPFGALVPVADGLKLLLKQDIIPDKSDALLFTLGPALVVIPVFLSFLIVPFGQNLMIANLGIGIFLWIALSSVAPIGLLMAGYASNNKYSLLGGLRAAAQSISYEIPLALCVLAIVMMSNSLSTVDIVEQQSGYGILGWNIWRQPVGFIIFWIAALAECERLPFDLPEAEEELVAGYQTEYAGMKFALFYLGSYVNLVLSGLMVAILYLGGWEFIVPVERVAALIGVPETTAWLQVLMASLGITMVIIKAYLLVFIAVLCRWTLPRVRIDQLLDLGWKFLLPVSLVNLLLTAALKLVFPFAFGG; encoded by the coding sequence ATGAACTTAGGAATTGACTTACAACGAAGTTTTATTGAGCTACTTACCGGTTTCGGCTTGCCCTCCGGAACGGCCAAAGCTCTCTGGGTTCCCTTTCCCATGCTCGTCGTTCTCGTCGGCGCCACCGTAGGAGTATTGGTCACCACTTGGCTCGAGCGGAAAGTCTCGGCGGCGGTACAGCAACGCATTGGTCCGGAATATCAAGGGCCCTTCGGCGCTCTGGTTCCCGTGGCCGACGGTCTGAAACTATTGCTCAAGCAAGATATTATTCCCGATAAATCCGATGCCCTGTTATTTACTCTCGGGCCTGCCTTAGTCGTCATTCCCGTGTTTTTGTCCTTTCTCATCGTTCCCTTCGGACAAAACTTGATGATTGCCAACTTGGGGATTGGCATTTTCTTGTGGATTGCTCTCTCCAGCGTTGCCCCCATCGGCTTGCTCATGGCTGGATATGCTTCCAATAATAAATATTCCCTGCTCGGCGGACTGCGCGCGGCGGCGCAATCAATTAGCTACGAAATTCCGCTGGCGTTGTGCGTGTTGGCGATCGTGATGATGTCCAATAGCCTGAGTACGGTCGATATTGTCGAGCAACAGTCGGGATACGGCATTCTCGGTTGGAACATTTGGCGACAACCGGTAGGATTTATTATTTTCTGGATTGCAGCTTTAGCTGAATGCGAGCGTCTTCCCTTTGACTTACCCGAAGCAGAGGAAGAGCTAGTGGCAGGATATCAAACCGAATATGCAGGGATGAAGTTTGCACTGTTCTATCTCGGTTCTTATGTCAACTTGGTGCTTTCTGGCTTAATGGTTGCCATCTTATATCTAGGTGGATGGGAATTTATTGTTCCCGTAGAACGAGTTGCTGCGTTAATTGGCGTACCCGAGACTACAGCATGGTTGCAAGTGCTGATGGCGAGTTTGGGAATCACCATGGTGATTATCAAAGCCTACTTACTGGTCTTTATTGCCGTTCTCTGCCGCTGGACTCTACCTCGCGTCCGCATCGACCAACTGCTAGATTTAGGATGGAAGTTCTTATTACCTGTATCCTTGGTTAACCTCTTACTGACGGCTGCCCTGAAGTTAGTCTTTCCTTTTGCCTTTGGCGGCTAA
- a CDS encoding citrate synthase, which translates to MAAIACEYQPGLEGIPASQSSISYINGTEGILEYRGIPVAQLAHQSNFIETAYLLIWGELPTKEELEQFEYDIRHHRRIKYQIRDMMKLFPDRGHPMDVLQASAAALGLFYSRRALDNPKYIRDAAIRLIAKIPTMVAAFQLIRKGNDPITPCDDYDYASNFLYMLTEREPSKLEARVFDASLILHAEHTMNASTFSARVTASTLTDPYAVIASAVGTLAGPLHGGANEEVLQMLERIGTVENVRPYIENCIATKTKIMGFGHRVYKVKDPRAIELQKLAEKLFAEMGKDKYYDIALAVEEVVEEKLGPKGIYPNVDFYSGLVYRKLGIPSDLFTPVFAMARVAGWLAHWREQLSVNRIFRPTQVYVGDRGNSYIPLENR; encoded by the coding sequence ATGGCAGCGATCGCTTGTGAGTATCAGCCAGGACTAGAAGGAATCCCCGCCAGCCAATCGAGCATCAGTTATATCAACGGCACCGAAGGCATCCTCGAATATCGGGGTATCCCAGTGGCCCAACTCGCCCATCAAAGTAACTTTATCGAAACAGCTTATTTGCTCATTTGGGGAGAACTCCCGACGAAAGAGGAGTTAGAACAGTTCGAGTATGATATTCGCCATCACCGACGCATTAAGTACCAAATTCGGGATATGATGAAGCTCTTTCCCGATCGCGGCCATCCCATGGATGTTCTGCAAGCCTCAGCCGCCGCATTGGGACTTTTCTATTCCCGCCGCGCCCTCGATAATCCCAAATATATCCGGGATGCCGCGATCCGCTTAATTGCGAAAATCCCCACCATGGTGGCGGCATTCCAGCTCATTCGCAAGGGAAACGACCCCATCACACCTTGCGATGACTACGACTATGCTTCCAATTTCCTCTACATGCTTACGGAGAGAGAGCCAAGCAAGCTAGAAGCCAGGGTCTTCGACGCAAGTTTAATCCTCCACGCCGAACATACCATGAATGCTTCTACCTTCTCGGCACGGGTCACCGCCTCTACTCTAACGGACCCTTACGCCGTCATTGCTTCGGCTGTGGGAACTCTGGCAGGCCCCCTCCATGGCGGCGCCAATGAAGAAGTGCTGCAAATGTTGGAGAGAATTGGTACGGTAGAGAACGTACGCCCCTACATTGAAAACTGCATTGCCACCAAAACCAAAATTATGGGCTTCGGCCACCGGGTTTACAAAGTAAAAGACCCTAGAGCCATCGAGTTGCAGAAGCTAGCCGAAAAACTCTTTGCCGAAATGGGCAAAGATAAATACTACGATATTGCCCTGGCGGTGGAAGAAGTGGTGGAAGAAAAACTGGGACCGAAAGGCATTTATCCCAACGTAGACTTCTATTCTGGATTGGTCTATCGCAAACTCGGCATTCCCAGCGACTTATTTACCCCAGTCTTTGCCATGGCTCGCGTCGCCGGATGGTTGGCTCACTGGCGCGAGCAACTGAGCGTGAATCGGATTTTCCGTCCGACTCAAGTGTATGTTGGCGATCGCGGAAATTCCTATATTCCTCTAGAAAATCGCTAA
- a CDS encoding Uma2 family endonuclease, which translates to MTVLILNNPKTAAISDEQFYHICVANRDLRLERTAKGDLIIMTPTGGETSKRNSDINLELALWNRQTQLGITFDSSGGFTLPNGADYSPDAAWIPLARWEALSAEQKIKFLPLCPDFAIELRFPSDSLKLLQAKMQEYIDNGTRLGWLINPKNRQVEVYRQGQAKEVLDDSLTLSGEDVLPGFVLNLQRIW; encoded by the coding sequence ATGACAGTATTGATCTTAAATAATCCAAAAACTGCGGCAATTAGCGACGAACAATTTTACCATATTTGTGTGGCTAACCGCGACTTGCGACTGGAGAGAACAGCAAAAGGAGACTTAATTATTATGACACCGACAGGAGGCGAGACCAGCAAGCGTAATTCTGACATTAACCTGGAATTAGCTCTATGGAATCGACAAACTCAATTAGGCATAACGTTTGATTCATCCGGTGGGTTCACTCTTCCCAATGGGGCAGATTATTCTCCCGATGCTGCTTGGATACCGTTAGCGAGATGGGAGGCTTTGAGTGCAGAGCAAAAAATAAAATTCTTACCTTTATGTCCCGATTTTGCGATCGAATTACGGTTTCCTAGCGATTCCTTAAAACTCCTCCAGGCAAAAATGCAAGAATATATAGATAACGGGACTCGCTTGGGTTGGCTGATTAACCCGAAAAACCGTCAAGTTGAAGTTTATCGTCAGGGGCAAGCAAAAGAAGTTTTAGACGATTCGCTCACCTTATCCGGAGAAGATGTTCTACCTGGATTTGTATTAAATTTACAACGGATTTGGTAA